GCCGGGGCGGTCGTGCCGCGCTCGGTCGACCCGGTGGGGTTCACGCAGCCGACGCGCTGGCCGTCGTACGACTGGGCGGCACGGCACATCGGGCCGGGCGAGGTGGTGATCACCGACGGGTATCTGGCCGGCCACTCCATCGCCGGGTACGGGCCGAACCTGGCCGCGCCGATCTGGCCCGACCCCGCCCTGGACGAACGGGAACGCAAACGCCGGGCGGCCGACGTGCGCGCCTATCTGGCCCCGGATGCGACCCGCGCCGAGCGTGCCGCCGTCGTCCGCCGCTATCACGTGCGCTGGCTGCTGCTGACGCGCTGGCACCCGGTGCCCGAGGAGGCCGTGGTGGTGGCGTGGAGCAGACGGACGGGGGAGGTGCTGGCGCGGGTCGGCGGGTGACGTGCCGGTGCTTACTCGACGACGAGGTCGACCTCGATGTTGCCGCGGGTGGCGTTGGAGTACGGGCAGACCTGGTGGGCCTGCTCGACCAGCTTGCGGCCGGTCGCCTCGTCCACGCTGTCGGGGAGCTCCACGCGGAGGGTGACGGCGAGCCCGAAGCCCTCGCCCTGCTTGCCTATGGAGACCTCGGCGGTCACGGCGGCGTCGCTGACGTCGACCTTGGCCTGGCGGCCGACGAGGCCGAGGGCGCTGCCGAAGCAGGCGGCGTAACCGGCGGCGAAGAGCTGCTCGGGGTTGGTGCCCTGGCCGTTGCCGCCCAGCGCCTGCGGCATGCCCAGCGCGAGGTCCAGCACGCCGTCGGAGCTGACGGCGCGGCCCTCGCGGCCGTGGGTGGCGGTGGCGACAGCGGTGTAGAGCGCGTCCATGAAAATCCTTCCCTCTCACACGTCAACGTTCGGCGGCCCGCTTCCGGGCCGCCCGACAGCCAGAATTAGAGCACACAACTAAGTTGTGCGCAATTGAATGGCGGGCACGAGCTACCCTGGAGGCATGAACACGCCGGACGACGACTGGCTCCGCCTGGACCAGCAGATCTGCTTCTCCCTGCACGCGGCCTCCCGCGCCTTCAACGGCGTCTACCGCGGGATCCTCAAGGACCTCGGGCTCACGTACCCGCAGTACCTGGTGATGCTGGTGCTGTGGGAGCACGACGAACTGCCCGTGAAGAAGCTCGGGGAGCATCTGCGCCTGGACTCCGGCACGCTGTCGCCGCTGCTCAAGCGGCTGGAGGCGGCAGGGCTCGTACGCCGGGAGCGCAGCGCGCGCGACGAGCGGTCGGTGGAGGTGCGGCTGACCGAGGAGGGCATCGCGCTGCGGCGGCGGGCGCTTCAGGTGCCGCGCCGGATCGCCGCCTCGACGGGCTTCGGCCCCGACGAGATCCGCACCCTGCGCGCCCGCCTCGACGAGCTCACCACCGCCCTGGACGCGGCGGCGCTCGCGGAGCCGGCGGGCGGTTCGCCGGCGGACGGGCGGTCGTAGCGGAGGCGGGGGGCTCGCCGGTGGGCGCGCCGGGTGGCTGATCGGTGGTAGCTGCGTCGGCGAGTGGCTCGTCGGCGGACGGCCCGTCGGGCATCAAGGGGCGCGGGGAACTGCGCGATCAACCACCGACGGCCGGCACTCGACACGAAACCCCAAGCTGCCACGGCGCCTGGCGGACGGCTCGTCAGCGGTGGCTGCCCCGGCGGACGTACCTTGGCGGACGGCTCACCGACGTCGTCACGTCGGCGGACAGTTCACCGGCAGTCGCTACGCCGGCGGACAGCTCATCGGCGGTCGCGACGCCGGTGGACGGCTCGCCCGTGGCCCCGATACCTCGGCGGTCGCGGCACCGGCGGTCGCCACCCCGGTGGACGGCTCATCGACGGCCGGTGCGTCGGCCGGGGTCCTCCGGACGTGGAGGCGGACGATCACCCCGTCCCGGGTGTGTTCCTCCCGGACGGTGAACTCCTCCGCCAGGACGGCCAGTTTCGTGCGCTCGACCGGATCGGACGGAGACCAGCGCGGGTCCAGCGCGTACGCCTCGGCGACGACCCAGACGCGGTGCACCGAGGCGAGCCTGTGCCGCAGTTCCCCGGGGGTCGCCTCGCGGCCCCACAGCGTCCCGGACCGGGGCGCCGGCTCCCGCAGCGCGATGTCCTGGACCTGCCGGAACCCCTTGGGGTAGGCCAATGCGGCGAGCCTCCCGACCGACGGGACGAACAGCACCGGGTCGCCGGGGCGCATCAGGCGGAGGGCGAGCGCGGAGACGACGGCGAGGTTGTCGGGGCGGTGGGCGGCGGAGCGGTCCTGGCGGTGGACGGGGAGATGGTGGACGAAGGTGACGGTGAGGGCGAGGACGCCGGTGACGCCCAGCAGGGCGTGCACCTGCCGGCCGCCGACCCGCACCCGCCGCCCGGCGAACCGCACCCGCCCCAGCGCTCCGGCCACCCGCCCGGCCCCGGCGGCCACCAGCAGGGACGCACCGGCCAGGGAGTAGAGCACGTACCGGTCGTGGAACAGCGGCCGTACCTGCGACACGGCCATCAGGATCCCCGGCGGCACGAGCAGCAGCGGGAGCGCGACCGCCGCCAGGCGCCGCGTCCGGAGCCCGACGGCCATCAGCAGCAGCGAGCCCCAGAAGACCACCCCGGCCGGGCCGGGAGAGAAGTGCCGCACCAGCCTCTCGGCCCTGTCCCACCCGGGCGTCACCAGCCACGCCACCTGCCCGGACTGCCCCTGCGACACCCACACCAGCGGCAGCAGGAGCAGCACGACCGCTCCCGCCGCACATCCCCAGCCGGACCACACCCTCCTCGGCACCCGCAGCAGGGCCAGCGTCAGCGCGTGCGCGCACAGCACCAGCACCGCCAGCTCGTGCAGCAGACAGGTCAGGGCGACGACGGCCCCGTACGGCCACCAGGCCCGTGCGGTGGCTGCCTCAACCGCCCTGAGAAGCAGCAGCGTCGCCCCCGCCACACCC
The genomic region above belongs to Streptomyces coeruleorubidus and contains:
- a CDS encoding glycosyltransferase family 39 protein, coding for MSGQSRGNGRSGAGVVPVAVPMAVMPVIGLWGLDRGGMWGDESVTFQVAQRTVPQIWRLLHDVDAVHGLYYLFMHAVLAVHPGEVVLRLPSVCAATATAGLVAALGVRLAGPWVGLWAGLLYAITPMTGHYAQEGRSYALVAAGVAGATLLLLRAVEAATARAWWPYGAVVALTCLLHELAVLVLCAHALTLALLRVPRRVWSGWGCAAGAVVLLLLPLVWVSQGQSGQVAWLVTPGWDRAERLVRHFSPGPAGVVFWGSLLLMAVGLRTRRLAAVALPLLLVPPGILMAVSQVRPLFHDRYVLYSLAGASLLVAAGAGRVAGALGRVRFAGRRVRVGGRQVHALLGVTGVLALTVTFVHHLPVHRQDRSAAHRPDNLAVVSALALRLMRPGDPVLFVPSVGRLAALAYPKGFRQVQDIALREPAPRSGTLWGREATPGELRHRLASVHRVWVVAEAYALDPRWSPSDPVERTKLAVLAEEFTVREEHTRDGVIVRLHVRRTPADAPAVDEPSTGVATAGAATAEVSGPRASRPPASRPPMSCPPA
- a CDS encoding MarR family winged helix-turn-helix transcriptional regulator, which encodes MAGTSYPGGMNTPDDDWLRLDQQICFSLHAASRAFNGVYRGILKDLGLTYPQYLVMLVLWEHDELPVKKLGEHLRLDSGTLSPLLKRLEAAGLVRRERSARDERSVEVRLTEEGIALRRRALQVPRRIAASTGFGPDEIRTLRARLDELTTALDAAALAEPAGGSPADGRS
- a CDS encoding organic hydroperoxide resistance protein, with protein sequence MDALYTAVATATHGREGRAVSSDGVLDLALGMPQALGGNGQGTNPEQLFAAGYAACFGSALGLVGRQAKVDVSDAAVTAEVSIGKQGEGFGLAVTLRVELPDSVDEATGRKLVEQAHQVCPYSNATRGNIEVDLVVE